Proteins from a single region of Chrysemys picta bellii isolate R12L10 chromosome 9, ASM1138683v2, whole genome shotgun sequence:
- the P2RY13 gene encoding P2Y purinoceptor 13 codes for MNWSNINVTNGTSSFSGQCHRDTRIAHVVFPILYTVIFLTGIILNSLAIRAFFQIQSTSTFIVYLKNTLVSDFIMTLMLPLKILTDSGLGPWQLKAFVCRFSAVIFYETMYVSIVLLGLIAFDRFLKIVRPFGKFWVQNVTAAQILSGLVWLFFFVLSLPNMILSNNKATPLSVKKCASLKNPLGLKWHAAVNYICQFIFWTVLILMLLFYAIITKKVYNSYIKTQKKDSKSKQRINGKVFIIVAVFFICFAPFHFCRVPYTLSQTGNTSDCNVQNLLFIAKESTLWLATTNICMDPLIYIILCRSFVEKAFCVKMKKFRSTMRENPTVPLDTRISV; via the coding sequence ATGAACTGGAGTAACATCAACGTCACCAATGGGACATCATCTTTCTCTGGACAATGCCACAGAGACACCAGAATTGCACATGTAGTATTCCCAATCCTATACACTGTCATTTTCCTTACTGGAATTATATTGAACAGTTTGGCTATTCGAGCTTTTTTCCAAATTCAAAGCACCTCAACTTTCATCGTCTACCTCAAAAACACTTTGGTTTCTGATTTCATAATGACTCTTATGCTTCCTCTGAAAATTCTTACTGATTCAGGACTGGGACCATGGCAACTTAAAGCTTTTGTTTGTCGCTTTTCAGCTGTGATATTTTATGAAACCATGTATGTTAGCATAGTACTACTTGGACTTATTGCTTTTGACAGATTTCTCAAAATTGTGCGaccttttgggaagttttgggtGCAAAATGTCACTGCTGCACAAATTCTTTCAGGTCTTGTTTGGCTTTTCTTCTTTGTCCTCTCCTTGCCAAATATGATTTTATCCAACAACAAAGCAACACCCCTTTCCGTGAAGAAATGTGCTTCTCTGAAGAATCCCTTAGGACTGAAATGGCATGCAGCTGTCAATTACATATGTCAGTTTATCTTCTGGACTGTGCTAATTCTAATGCTTCTATTTTATGCAATTATTACCAAAAAGGTATATAATTCTTATATAAAAACTCAAAAGAAAGATAGCAAAAGCAAACAGAGGATTAATGGGAAAGTATTCATCATTGTAGCTGTCTTTTTCATATGTTTTGCCCCATTTCATTTTTGTAGAGTACCATACACACTAAGTCAAACTGGCAATACAAGTGACTGCAATGTACAGAACCTATTATTCATTGCTAAAGAAAGTACTCTTTGGCTAGctactacaaatatttgcatggaTCCTTTAATATACATAATCTTGTGCAGATCGTTTGTAGAAAAAGCATTCTGTGTTAAAATGAAAAAATTTAGAAGTACAATGAGGGAAAATCCAACAGTCCCCTTGGACACCAGAATCTCTGTATAG